The nucleotide window GTCGGCAGTCAGGCCCTCCTCGTCGAAGTGCTCGACCAGGTCGGCCACGCTCGTGTCGAGGGTGCCGTCCTGGCTCGCCTGCCGGAGTTGACGGACTCGCTCGCGCTCTTCTGCGAGGTTGATCAACTCGAAATACGTCGTGAACGCTCGGGCGACGACGTCGGCCTCGTCCGGCGACAGTCGATCGAGGGCGTTGTGCAGTGCCTCGCGGTCGTCGGCCTCGCCGGAGCGGTAGTCGACGGCGGCCGACCGGATTCGCTCGACCAGTTCGAACGCGTCCCCACCGCTCTGGGTCGCGATGATCTCCCCAAGCAGTTCGCCGAGGTCACGGACGTCTTGTCCGATCGCTCTGGCGTGTAAATCCATACCAGTGGCTGACGGGCGAAGCTGTTTAACACTAGCGGATTAGAGTGGACGTATCAGGATCGGTGACCGTTGTCCTCCATTTCGACAAATGCCGTCGAAAGCGCGTTTACCCGGCGATACTTTCTATTTCGGATCGTTCGAGGCGCCTGAATACGGCGAACCCTCATGGTTGAAACAATACGTACCCGGAAAGATTGTGTGGGATCTGTCGACGCCCGGACGCCGATCCGTTCGGCTACTGTTCGATTCGCTTCCGCTGGGTCTCGTTCACGAACGCGACGAAGTTGTCGAACAGCGTCGTCACCTCCCTGGCCTCGGCGTAGTTCTCGACCGTAATCTCGTCGAGGACCCGTTCGATGCGCTCGGCCGTGAGCTGATCCGATTTGCCGCGTGTGATCGTCTCGGCGGTCTCCATGTCGTACTCCGGGTGGAACTGGACGCCGAACGCGTGTCCGTTCCGAAACCCCTGGATTCCGTACTCGTTTCTCGCGAACACCGTCGCTCCCGGCGGCGCGTCGGTGACGTGATCCGAGTGGCTCATGAACACCGTCATGGTCTCGTCGACCTCATCGAGCAGGCGATTCGACCCGTCCTGGTTGACCGTCTGATAGCCGAGTTCGTACTCGCCCATCCCCTTGACGCTCCCTCCCATCACGTCGGCCACGAGTTGGTGGCCGAAACAGACGCCCAGCGCTGGCAGTCCCGCTCGAATCGCGTCTCCGACCCAGACTTTCGTCGCTCCGATCCACTCTTCGTCCCAGTAGACGGACGCGCTCGATCCGGTGATGACGACCCCGTCGTACTGGAACCCGTCGGGAAACTCTCCCGAGGGGCAATGAAAGACGTCGAGGTCGGCGTCCAGTTCCCGCTCGAAATTCTGTCGCGTGTCCGGTTGTTCGTGGGCCGCGTTCAGTAATGCGAGCCGTGGCCGATCCATCTCCAGATAATCGGGCGCCGAGGGGTATATACCGTTGCCTCTCCCCATATTATGCGACCAAACGTCGACTCGACGGATCGTCGATCGATCGAAACGCGTCACTGCCGGAGGACGCGTGTCGCCGGCCGTCGAAGCGGCGTCGACGCCGACGAACGGACGAGAGCCAAAAAACCGCGTCAGCGGGGCCGCGGTCCACGAGCGCCCGTGGCGATCACTGGAATCCGATCCGGCCCGACCCACCGGGGCTCTGCGGTTCGGTCCCCGAGCCTTTGAACTCCTCTTCCATCTGCTCGAAGTACTCCCGGATGTCCTCGTCGACGGTCGGGCGCACGTCTTCGAGCGCCGACCGGAAGTGTGACATCTCGACGATGTCGGCGTCGTCGTCCTCGCGGAGCGCCTCGATGGCGGCCTCGCGAGCGATCGATTCGAGATCGCTCCCGACGTAGCCCTCGGTGATGTCCGCGAGTTCACGCAGGCTGACGTCTGCGGCGAGTGGCGTATTCTGCGTGTGGATGTCGAGGATGGCCTCGCGACCGTCCCGATCGGGTTCTCCGATGTAGACCAGGCGGTCGAACCGGCCCGAGCGGATCAGTGCCGGATCGATCATGTCGGGGCGGTTGGTCGCGGCGACGACCATGACGTTTTCCATCTGTTCGAGGCCGTCGAGTTCGGTCAACAGCTGATTGACGACGCGCTCGGAGACGTTCGACCCGACGTCACCGCCGCCACGCCCGGGCGCGATCGCGTCGAGTTCGTCGAAAAAGACGATCGTCGGCGCGACCTGGCGGGCCTTGCGGAACGTCTGGCGGATCGCCTTCTCCGATTCGCCAACCCACTTGCTGAGCAGTTGCGGGCCGCGGATCGAGATGAAGTTTGCGTCGGTCTCGTTGGCGACGGCTTTCGCCATTAGCGTCTTTCCGGTGCCTGGCGGGCCGTAGAGGAGGACGCCCGCGGGCGGTTCGACACCCAGGCGCTTGAACTTCTCCGGGGAACTCATCGGCCACTCGACGGCCTCCTGGACGCGCTCTTTGGCGCGATCGAGGCCGCCGACGTCGTCCCAATCGATCTTCGGCAACTCGACGAGGACCTCCCGCATTGCCGAGGGCTCGACCTCGTTGAGCGCGCCCTGGAAGTCGTCGCGTTTGATGATCATCCGGTCGATCAGACTCGGCGGGATGTCCTCCTCGTCGAGGTCGATCTCCGGGAGGTATCGGCGGAGCGCCTTCATCGCCGCCTCTTTCGTGAGCGATTCGATGTCCGCCCCGACGAACCCGTGGGTCTCCCCGGCGAGGGTGTCCATCCCGATGTCGTCGCTCAGCGGCATTCCACGCGTGTGGATCTGGAGGATCTCCTTGCGGCCGGTCTCGTCGGGGACGCCGATCTCGATCTCGCGGTCGAACCGCCCGGGACGGCGCAGCGCCGGATCGACGGCGTCGACCCGGTTGGTCGCCGCGATGACGATGACCTGGCCACGCGATTCCAGGCCGTCCATCATCGTCAGGAGTTGGGCGACGACACGACGCTCGACCTCGCCGGTGACGTCTTCGCGTTTCGGCGCGATCGAGTCGAGTTCGTCGATGAAGATGATCGACGGGGAGTCCTCGGTCGCCTCCTCGAAGATCTCACGCAGTTGCTGTTCGCTCTCTCCGTAGTACTTCGAGATGATCTCCGGGCCAGCGATCGAGAAGAAGTTTGCCGAGGTCTCGTTGGCGACCGCTTTCGCGAGCAGGGTCTTGCCGGTCCCCGGCGGGCCGTGCAAGAGGACGCCCTGTGGGGGCTCGATCCCCAGTTTCTTGAAGATCTGGGGGTGTTTCATCGGTAACTCGACCATCTCCCGGACGCGCTGGATCTCCTTTTCGAGGCCGCCGATGTCCTCGTAGGTGATCCCGCCGCCAGTCTTCTCGAACCCGCTGATGGGCTCTTCGCGCAGATCGACCTCGGTGTCCTCGGTGACGAGGACGACGCCGTCGGGATCGGTCTCGACGGCGATCAGCGGGATCGCCTGCCCGGGCGAGCGCATGAACGGGTGATTGGTCGAACTCATCACGGGCACGATGTCGCGCTCGACGACCGGACGTTTGAGGATCTGTCGTTTGACCATGCCCGCGGCGTCGGAGCCGAACTGCACGGAGGCCTCCTCGGGCGGGGCGAGGACGAGTCGATCGGCCTTCGTGGCCTCGGCTTTCCGGATCTCGACGCGTTCTCCGATGCCGACGTCGGCGTTCTGTCGTGTGAAACCGTCGATTCGGACCGTGTCACTGTTCCAGTCCTGGCGGTCGGCCCGCCAGACCTTCGCGGCGGTGGTGTCGCCGCCCTCGATCTCGATGATATCGCCGGGCGAGAGCTTGAGGTGCAGGAGGGTATCCGGATCGAGGCGGGCGATGCCACGTCCCGAGTCGTTCGGGTACGCCTTGGCCACCTCGAGTTGTACCTCGTTCATAGTGTGGGGGTATCCCACACTGGGTCGGGCCGGGAGAAAGGTCTTGTGCCCGCGGTGGTCGTCGATCCCAGACGGCGGACCTATCGGGTGGTTTTTCGGGCGGGGGCGACCTGGGGAGCGTATGCAGATTCTCGCCGTCGACGGGCGGGCCGGCGCGAGTGGCGACATGCTCCTGGGCGCACT belongs to Halococcoides cellulosivorans and includes:
- a CDS encoding type 1 glutamine amidotransferase, which codes for MDRPRLALLNAAHEQPDTRQNFERELDADLDVFHCPSGEFPDGFQYDGVVITGSSASVYWDEEWIGATKVWVGDAIRAGLPALGVCFGHQLVADVMGGSVKGMGEYELGYQTVNQDGSNRLLDEVDETMTVFMSHSDHVTDAPPGATVFARNEYGIQGFRNGHAFGVQFHPEYDMETAETITRGKSDQLTAERIERVLDEITVENYAEAREVTTLFDNFVAFVNETQRKRIEQ
- a CDS encoding CDC48 family AAA ATPase; translation: MNEVQLEVAKAYPNDSGRGIARLDPDTLLHLKLSPGDIIEIEGGDTTAAKVWRADRQDWNSDTVRIDGFTRQNADVGIGERVEIRKAEATKADRLVLAPPEEASVQFGSDAAGMVKRQILKRPVVERDIVPVMSSTNHPFMRSPGQAIPLIAVETDPDGVVLVTEDTEVDLREEPISGFEKTGGGITYEDIGGLEKEIQRVREMVELPMKHPQIFKKLGIEPPQGVLLHGPPGTGKTLLAKAVANETSANFFSIAGPEIISKYYGESEQQLREIFEEATEDSPSIIFIDELDSIAPKREDVTGEVERRVVAQLLTMMDGLESRGQVIVIAATNRVDAVDPALRRPGRFDREIEIGVPDETGRKEILQIHTRGMPLSDDIGMDTLAGETHGFVGADIESLTKEAAMKALRRYLPEIDLDEEDIPPSLIDRMIIKRDDFQGALNEVEPSAMREVLVELPKIDWDDVGGLDRAKERVQEAVEWPMSSPEKFKRLGVEPPAGVLLYGPPGTGKTLMAKAVANETDANFISIRGPQLLSKWVGESEKAIRQTFRKARQVAPTIVFFDELDAIAPGRGGGDVGSNVSERVVNQLLTELDGLEQMENVMVVAATNRPDMIDPALIRSGRFDRLVYIGEPDRDGREAILDIHTQNTPLAADVSLRELADITEGYVGSDLESIAREAAIEALREDDDADIVEMSHFRSALEDVRPTVDEDIREYFEQMEEEFKGSGTEPQSPGGSGRIGFQ